GTTTTGATCTGCAATATGACATATCTTCGTTGAAATCTATTGCTAAAGATATTTCTGATCTTCTTAAAATTAAGATCGCTTTTAATAAACCGATAGTTGGTAGAAATGCTTTTTGTCATGAATCGGGGATGCATGTAGATGGTGTGTTGAAGTCACCGGACAACTATGAGCCTTTTCCTCCGGAGGTAATAGGTGTGGAGAGAAAAATAAGTTTTGGGTTATCCAGTGGAAGATCAGGTCTGATCTATTTTCTGAAAAAACTTGGTTTTGGTATAGAAAAAGACTCTGTAAGTGTTAAGATATTGGAGATCTTTAAAAGAATTGTATTACTGAAAAAGATATTAAGACCTATGTATTAAGGTTATTTCTTTTTTAGTTCATCAAGTATTTCTTTGAGGAGTTTTATATCCTCTGGGATAACAGGTTCTTGTTTTTCTTGGGATTCTTTTAAAGATTCTTTTCTTGCTGCTATCTCGTTGAGTTTTTTCATCGGTTTTATAATACCAAAAAAGATTACAGAGGCTATTATCAGGAAGTTTAGAACTGAATTAATAAATTTCCCAATATTTATAGGACCTAATTTAATAGATGAAAAGTCTGGTGATCCACCCAATAGCCCAATAATGGGTGTGATAACATCTGCTACCATTGAGTTAACGATTTGATTGAAGGCGGCACCTATTATAACAGCTACTGCAAGGTCTACCACGTTTCCTTTAAGGATGAACTTTTTGAATTCTTCAAACATATTGATCTCCTTAAAAAGCCGGGTTGCCCCGGCTTCATTATTTGATTATAACTGCTTCTACTCTTCTATTCTGCTGTCTACCATCTTCTGTGTCATTTGTTGCTATCGGTTTGTCTGGGCCATAACCTTTGGCTATAACTCTATTTTGGGGAATACCAAACTTCGTGACTAAAACGTTTGCAACAGCGCTTGCTCTGTCTTGGGATAGCTTAATATTTTTTTCTCTATCACCTCTACTGTCAGTATGACCTGCTATTTCTATTTTTATATCTGGATATTGTTTCATGAACTGAGCTACTTTTTCTATTTCGTCGTAATATTCTTCTTTAACTTCTGATCTATTGGTATCGAAGAATACTTTGAGGGATATAGATATTTCACATCCGTTCTCATCTACCTTTGAACCTGCTGGAGAGTTTGGACATTTGTCTAATCCGTCAAAAACACCATCTTTGTCTGTATCCAGTGGACATCCTTCACTGTTCACTGTGGCACCTTTGGGTGTATTAGGGCATTTATCGAGGTAATCAAAGACACCGTCTCCATCGGAATCAAGTGGGCATCCATCGGCATTTACCTTAACCCCTTCAGGAGTACCTGGACACTTGTCTAAGTAGTCGTAGACTCCGTCTTTGTCGCTATCAAGTGGGCAGCCATTGTTGTCTACTTTTACCCCTTTGGGTGTGTTGGGACATTTGTCTTGGTCGTCGTTAATTCCATCGCCATCAGAGTCTAATATAGGTTTGGCTTTTTTCCCCACATAGAAATTCAAACCTGCGGTAAGGATAACATCGTTGCCGTTGCCAAAGAGATAGTTATCCCTTGCTTCTATAAATATACCTATGTTATCTTTTATCTTGTACTTAGCTCCGAGGGCTATGGAAGGTCCGATGTTGGCACCATAATTTATGTCACCAGCCAAACCACATGATACATAAGGTTCGATACCAGAGTAGTTAACGAAATAATACTTTAAATGTGTGTGGTAATTTATAAGGTCAAGGTTTTTACCATTCTTTTCCCTTTCTGTGGAGACATACCCCACACCTATCTCAAAGCCCAAATTGTTTTGTAAAAATCTTTCAACTTTGAGTCCAAACTCTGGTCGGTCCTTTTTATCTCTATCGTTGTCGAAGTAGTGATAACCGGCATATGGGGATAGGGAGTATTTGTAATCTTCAGCGTGTGCAAGATTA
This genomic window from Calditerrivibrio sp. contains:
- the mscL gene encoding large conductance mechanosensitive channel protein MscL, whose product is MFEEFKKFILKGNVVDLAVAVIIGAAFNQIVNSMVADVITPIIGLLGGSPDFSSIKLGPINIGKFINSVLNFLIIASVIFFGIIKPMKKLNEIAARKESLKESQEKQEPVIPEDIKLLKEILDELKKK
- a CDS encoding OmpA family protein, with product MKRLAIILSLFLTCNLAHAEDYKYSLSPYAGYHYFDNDRDKKDRPEFGLKVERFLQNNLGFEIGVGYVSTEREKNGKNLDLINYHTHLKYYFVNYSGIEPYVSCGLAGDINYGANIGPSIALGAKYKIKDNIGIFIEARDNYLFGNGNDVILTAGLNFYVGKKAKPILDSDGDGINDDQDKCPNTPKGVKVDNNGCPLDSDKDGVYDYLDKCPGTPEGVKVNADGCPLDSDGDGVFDYLDKCPNTPKGATVNSEGCPLDTDKDGVFDGLDKCPNSPAGSKVDENGCEISISLKVFFDTNRSEVKEEYYDEIEKVAQFMKQYPDIKIEIAGHTDSRGDREKNIKLSQDRASAVANVLVTKFGIPQNRVIAKGYGPDKPIATNDTEDGRQQNRRVEAVIIK